Proteins encoded in a region of the Streptomyces violaceoruber genome:
- a CDS encoding HpcH/HpaI aldolase/citrate lyase family protein — protein sequence MRHFGQIAPDVRKRLFHQEPCSFTAESPARLLSAALGATLYSPATRPSLADDILKQSARGLVSMVLCLEDSIDDADVPVGEENLVRQLTDLAERSGDDVPLLFVRVRTPEQIPDLVRRLGPAVRLLSGFVLPKFTEERGMPFLEALAAAEATSGRRLFAMPVLESPDLLYRESRVQTLEGISRAVDKYRDRVLALRLGVTDFCSSYGLRRGPDMTAYDVQIVASVIADVVNMLARADGTGFTVTGPVWEYFRVQERMFKPQLRQSPFLEGQAVELRQKLIEHSMDGLLREISLDRANGLLGKTCIHPSHVLPVHALSVVSHEEFSDAQDILRPERCGGGVMRSAYTNKMNEVKPHRAWAERTLLRGEVFGVANEDVGFVELLAAGLSD from the coding sequence ATGCGTCATTTCGGACAGATAGCCCCTGATGTGCGGAAGCGTCTCTTTCATCAGGAGCCCTGCTCCTTCACGGCGGAGTCCCCGGCCAGGCTGCTGTCCGCGGCCCTGGGTGCCACGCTCTACAGTCCGGCCACCCGCCCCAGCCTCGCCGACGACATCCTGAAACAGAGCGCGCGCGGACTGGTGTCGATGGTGCTGTGCCTGGAGGACTCGATCGACGACGCCGACGTCCCCGTCGGCGAGGAGAACCTCGTACGGCAGCTCACGGACCTGGCGGAACGTTCCGGCGACGATGTCCCCCTGCTGTTCGTCCGGGTCCGTACCCCCGAGCAGATACCCGACCTCGTACGGCGCCTCGGCCCCGCCGTGCGGCTGCTGTCCGGGTTCGTACTGCCGAAGTTCACCGAGGAACGCGGCATGCCCTTCCTGGAGGCGCTCGCCGCCGCCGAGGCCACCAGCGGCCGCAGGCTCTTCGCCATGCCCGTGCTCGAGTCCCCGGACCTGCTGTACCGGGAGTCCCGGGTCCAGACGCTGGAGGGCATCTCCCGGGCGGTCGACAAGTACCGCGACCGCGTGCTGGCCCTGCGGCTCGGCGTGACCGACTTCTGCTCCTCCTACGGGCTGCGCCGAGGCCCCGACATGACGGCCTACGACGTCCAGATCGTCGCCTCCGTGATCGCCGACGTGGTCAACATGCTCGCCCGCGCCGACGGCACCGGATTCACGGTGACCGGACCGGTGTGGGAGTACTTCCGCGTCCAGGAGAGGATGTTCAAACCGCAACTGCGGCAGAGCCCCTTCCTGGAGGGGCAGGCCGTCGAACTGCGCCAGAAGCTCATCGAGCACTCCATGGACGGCCTGCTGCGCGAGATCTCCCTGGACCGGGCCAACGGCCTGCTGGGCAAGACCTGCATCCACCCCTCGCACGTGCTCCCCGTGCACGCACTGTCCGTGGTCAGCCACGAGGAGTTCAGCGACGCCCAGGACATCCTGCGGCCCGAACGCTGCGGCGGAGGCGTGATGAGGTCGGCCTACACGAACAAGATGAACGAGGTGAAGCCGCACCGCGCCTGGGCCGAGCGGACCCTGCTGCGCGGCGAGGTCTTCGGGGTGGCGAACGAGGACGTCGGCTTCGTGGAGCTGCTCGCCGCCGGA
- a CDS encoding TerD family protein — protein MTHAMLKGSNVPLQATTVRAVLRWTPGQGVPDVDASALLLGPDDRVRSDEDFVFYNQPRHPSGQVWRLGKKRVAEGLTDTIQTDLSGVEPSVGRILLVASADGVTFDRVRSLRILLHDAAADAEPLAYFDVTPETGQETALICGELYRRGEGWKFRALGEGYSNGLRGLATDFGISVDESEGANDPMSAPRPDAASTSPAAASAASSSAPSQATPDQPTPARSIPAPPVVGPDHPTAVQPLPGPSRPLPPEQPTGVPAQPAYGYPQQPATAQPAYGYPQPDAGRPGYGYPQAPAAAGATGAQSGYGYPQPVTGAPDPDFRLPPQGPQFVGR, from the coding sequence ATGACGCACGCGATGCTGAAGGGGTCGAACGTCCCGCTGCAAGCCACCACGGTACGCGCCGTGCTGCGCTGGACCCCCGGGCAGGGGGTTCCCGACGTCGACGCCTCCGCGCTGCTGCTGGGGCCGGACGACCGCGTGCGTTCCGACGAGGACTTCGTCTTCTACAACCAGCCACGGCATCCCTCCGGCCAGGTCTGGCGGCTCGGCAAGAAGCGGGTCGCCGAGGGCCTGACCGACACGATCCAGACGGATCTCTCCGGCGTCGAGCCCTCGGTGGGCCGGATCCTGCTGGTCGCGTCGGCGGACGGCGTGACCTTCGACCGCGTCCGGTCGCTGCGCATCCTGCTGCACGACGCGGCGGCCGACGCGGAACCGCTGGCGTACTTCGACGTCACACCGGAGACCGGCCAGGAGACGGCGCTGATCTGCGGCGAGCTGTACCGGCGCGGGGAGGGCTGGAAGTTCCGGGCGCTGGGCGAGGGCTACTCCAACGGGCTCAGGGGCCTGGCGACCGACTTCGGCATCTCGGTGGACGAGTCGGAGGGCGCGAACGACCCCATGTCGGCCCCCCGGCCCGACGCCGCGTCGACGTCCCCCGCAGCCGCTTCCGCCGCCTCCTCGTCCGCCCCCTCGCAGGCCACGCCCGACCAGCCGACGCCTGCCCGGTCCATCCCCGCCCCGCCGGTGGTCGGCCCCGACCACCCGACGGCCGTGCAGCCGCTTCCGGGGCCCTCGCGCCCCCTGCCGCCCGAGCAGCCCACCGGCGTACCGGCGCAGCCCGCGTACGGCTATCCGCAGCAGCCGGCGACGGCCCAGCCCGCCTACGGCTACCCCCAGCCGGACGCCGGCCGGCCCGGGTACGGGTATCCGCAGGCGCCTGCGGCGGCCGGGGCCACGGGAGCGCAGTCCGGCTACGGCTATCCGCAGCCGGTCACCGGGGCGCCCG